Below is a window of Paraburkholderia kururiensis DNA.
CAACCGGGGCAGTGTGCTTCTCGAGATGCTGCGATTCGACGAGGCGCTGGAGGCGTTCGACCGCGCAATCGCCTGCGATCCGAACTATTCCGATGCGCACTTCGCTCAAGGCTTCATCTATTTGCGCCAGGGGGATCTGGCCCGCGGTTGGCCCAAATATGAATGGCGGCTGCGCGACCCGAAGTCCGAACACAACGAGCGTATTTTTTCTCAGCCGCGCTGGACCGGCGTAGAGCCACTGGATGGCCGCACGCTGTTGGTTCACGCGGAGCAGGGCTTCGGCGATACGGTGCAGTTCTGCCGCTACGCGCAGCAGCTGCGCGACGCAGGCGCGCGCGTCGTGCTCGAAGTCCAGCCGGCGCTGCGTTCGTTAATGGCCTCGCTACAGGGCCCGGCACAAGTGATTGCGCGGGGCGAGCCCTTGCCGGCTTTCGACTATCACTGCCCGTTGTTGAGTCTGCCGTATGCGTTTCAGACCGATCTGTCGAGCATTCCGGGCAGCACGCCGTATCTCCATGCGGATCCGGCTCTGGTCGAAAAGTGGGCCGGCATGCTGGGCCTCAGGCATCGTCCGCGGGTGGGGCTGGCATGGTCCGGTAATCCGGAACACCGCAACGACCGCAATCGGTCGATCGAGTTCGCCACGCTCTTGCCGTTGCTGAGGCCCGATATCGACTGGATCAGTCTGCAAAAGGTCGTGCGCGATCGCGACGCCGCCTTGCTGGACGCAGCGCCCGTGCGCACATTCGATACCGATATTCGCGACTTTTCGGATACGGCCGCAATCATGCAGTCGCTCGATCTCATCATCTCGGTCGATACCGCCGTCGCGCATCTGGCCGGCGCGCTGAACCGTCCTGTGTGGATTCTCGTGACTCACCTGTCCGAATGGCGCTGGATGAGCGAACGCGAAGACAGCCCGTGGTATCCGAGCGCAAGAGTGTTCCGGCAGCCGGCGCCGGGCCGCTGGGCTGACGTGGTCGAGCAGGTCCAGGCCGCCATTGCGCGGTGGATCTAGGGAGCACGCGACGTGATCGCGCCCGGGAAAGAACAACGGGGTCTCACGCGGAAAGTGGGCCGCAGGGCGAGGCGCGTCCGCTGCCCACTTCGAGGCGGGCGAATAAAACATCGGACACACAAGACATGTTGACAGCGGCCGACAGCGCCTTGCGTCGCGCACGCGCGTTTCACGAACGCGGTGCTTTGCTGGACGCGGAAAAGGGTTATCGCAAGATTCTCGAAAGCGATCCTGACCATGCGGAAGCGCTGCACCTGCTGGGGGTGCTGCACTTTCAGCACGGCAGGATGGAGCAGGCGGACGCGGCCATGCGGCGGTCCATCGAGCGCAGTCCGTCGGCGCTCGCGCTGGCCAATCACGCGTCGGTGTTGATCAGCCTTGGCCGTACCGACGAAGCGCTGACTCGTCTTGACGCCGCGCTCGCGCTCAATCCTTCGCACCTGCGCGCGCTGCTTTGGCGCGCCGGCGTGCTCGCCGATCTCGGTCGACATGCCGAAGCGGTCACGGCGTATGACCGCCTGCTCGAACTCGCTCCAACGCTGGTCGAGGCCTTGTGGCGGCGTGCGGCTGCGCTTGGCGTGCTCAAGCGCCATACGGAGGCGCTGGCCTCGTGCGATCGGGCGTTGGCCGTCGATAACCGGTCGTTCGAGGCGCATCGGCAGCGCGCACAACTGCTGCGCGAGATGGGCCGGCTCGAAGAAGCGCTCGAGCATTACGCCCACGCGCTCGCCATCCGGCCGGACAACGCCGAGATGTTGCTCATGCAAGGCTTGACGCTTGCGGATTCCGGCCGGCTCGACGCAGCGCTCGCGAGCTTGAACGAAGCCATTGCGGGGCGGCCGGACTTCGTCGACGCGCTGTACAACAGCGCCGTGATGCTCGAACGGCTTGGTCGATACGAGGACGCACTCGCGCGCTGCACTCGTGCCATCGCGCTGGACGCGCGGCACGCCGGCGCGCTCGCCAACCGTGGCAACGCGCTCTACGGTCTTGGGCGCGACGCCGAGGCGCTTGCCAGCTACGACGCAGCGCTCGATATTGCGCCGCGCTTTGTGGAAGTGCTCTGCAATCGCGCCAGAGTGCTGACCCGCCTGCGGCGCGAAAACGAGGCGCTGGAAAGCTGCGGCCGGGCCATCGAGATCAATGGTAGCTATGCGCTCGCATGGTTCACGCGAGGCCGCGTTTTGCAGAGGCTGCACCGCTACGACGAGGCCATCGCGAGTTATGACCGCGTGCTCGCCATCGATCCGGCCGATACGCTGGCGCATTTTCAGCGCGGCAATGCGCTGCGTTCGCTCATGCGTCACGACGAGGCGCTGGCCGCCTATGACCGCGTGCTGGCCATCGACCCCGAAAATATCGCCACGAATTTCACCAAGGCGTTCGTTTATCTGCAGACGGGCGACTTCGAGCGGGGATGGCCTGCCTACGAGTGGCGCTGGCGCGAAGATCAGGTAGGGGCTCACAAGCGTGCATTCGCGCAACCGCTGTGGCTGGGCGGTGAATCGATCGAAGGCAAGACGATCCTGTTGCACGCGGAGCAGGGTCTCGGCGACACCATCCAGTTTTGCCGCTACGCGAAGCGCGTCAAGGCGCTGGGCGCGCGCGCGGTGGTCGAAGTGCAGGTGCCGCTCAAGTCGCTGATGGAGGGCATGGAAGGCGTCGACGCGGTCGTCGGATACGGCGACCCGTTGCCCCCATTCGACGTTCACTGTCCGTTATTGAGCTTGCCGCTCGTGTTCCGCACCGACCTGGCGTCGATTCCGGCCGACGTGCCGTACCTGAGCGCGCGACCCGAGCACGTCGAGAAATGGCAGGCTCGCCTCGGCGAGCGTACGCGCCCGCGTATCGGCATCGCATGGTCCGGTAATCCGAACCATCTGGACGATCACAACCGTTCGATTCCGCTTGAAGAACTGCTGCCCTTGCTGACCGACGAGGTGCAGTGGGTCAGTATCCAGAAGGTGGTACGCGACGAGGACCTGCCGGTTCTGGAAGCATCGCCCATCGTGCATTTCGGCGACGAACTCGGCTCGTTTGCCGATACGGCGGGGCTCGTGCAGTGCCTCGACTGCGTCGTGACCGTCGATACGTCGGTGGGTCACCTTGCCGGTGCGCTCGGCAAGCCGCTATGGCTCATGTTGCCCTACCTGCCCGACTGGCGCTGGCTGCTTGAGCGCGACGACAACCCGTGGTACCCCACCGCACGGCTCTTCCGGCAGTCGCGCGCAGGGGAGTGGGGCGACGTGTTCGAGCGCGTCAGGCTGGCATTGCGCTCAGTCGCCCGTGCGGACTTCACCGCATTGCCCATGTGAACGAGCGAGCTATGGAGCGCAAGAGGGAACGTGGCGGTCGCACGGCGCAATCTCACGACGACCCGACGGGCGGCCGTGCAGCGCTCATGCACGCGGCGGTGCGCAGCGCACTGCAAAACGGCCGCGCGCTGCACGACAAAGGGCAGATTGCGCAGGCTCTGGAACTGTATCGCGGCGTGCTCGCGATCGACCCGGACAATGCGGAGGCATGGCTGCTGTTCGGTGCGGCCTGCGATCAATGTGGCGACCTGATTCAGGCCGAACGCGCGATGGCTCGCGCGCTGCGCCTCGAGCGCCGCTATGCGTGGGCGTTTGCCCATTACGGTCTGGTGCTCGTCAAGCTGGGTCGCCATGAGGCGGCGCTCGCGCCGTTCGAGGAAGCGTTGCGGCTGGATAGTCGTCACGTACCGGCTCACGTCGGCTACGGCAACGCGCTGCTCGGGCTGGGACGCCATGCCGAGGCGCAAAAGACCTATGAGCAGGCGCTGGCGCTTTCGCCGGGGCTTGCCGAGGCATGGAGCAACCGGGGTAACGCGCTGCGTGCGCTCGGTCGTGCCGCCGACGCGCTCATCAGTTTCGACCGCGCACTGGCGATTTCTCCGCACAACTTCGCGACGCACACCAATCGAGGCCATGCGCTGCGTGACCTTGGGCGTCACGAGGAAGCTTTGCGCAGTTACCGGCTCGCACTGGTTATCCGCCCGCGTGTGCCCGAACTGCTGTCGCAGTGCGGCACGATGCTGCTTGCCCTTGGCCGCGATGAAGAAGCACTGGTTTGTTTCGACGAGGCGCTCGCGGCGAAGCCGGACGACGTCGACACGCTCTACAGAAGTTGCATCGCGCTCGATTTGCGGCACCGCTATGCGGAACTACTCAACCGGTGCGATCGCATCCTGTCGATCGCGCCGAACCATGCGGGCGCGCGGCTCGGCCGGGCCAACGCCCTGGCAGGACTGCATCGTCATACAGAGGCAGCAGAGGCCTATACGCAGGCACTCGCAAACACTACCGAAGTGCTGACGGCGCTCAGCAATCAAGGCGTCGCGCTGCGTATGCTCGAGCGTTACGCGGAGGCGCTGGATAGCTACGATGGGGCGCTCGAACGAATCGGGGCGAATGCGCAACTGCTGATCAGCCGCGGGTACACGCTTCAGTTGCTAGGTCGCTACGACGACGCGCTCGCGAGCTTCGAGGCGGCGGCGCAGGTGCCGCCAACCGACGCCGCCGGCTGGGCGTTGCGGGGCAGCGCCTTGCAACAGTTGCTGCGGTTCGACGAGGCCATCGGCTGTTACGCGCGTATGCACGCACTGGAGCCCGACAAAGGCCACGCGCATCACGAAGAGGCCTACTGCCGCCTGTTGACAGGCGATTTCGCAGAGGGCTGGAAAAAATACGAGTACCGATGGGTGGACCCGGACGCGGCCCGGTCGCGCCGTCATGCAAACCGGCCGTTCTGGTCCGGACGGGAACCCATTGCGGGCAAGACTGTGCTGCTGCATTCGGAGCAGGGCTACGGCGACACGATCCAGTTTTGCCGGTACGCGAGTCTCGTGCTGGCACGCGGCGCCGCGG
It encodes the following:
- a CDS encoding tetratricopeptide repeat protein, whose product is MERKRERGGRTAQSHDDPTGGRAALMHAAVRSALQNGRALHDKGQIAQALELYRGVLAIDPDNAEAWLLFGAACDQCGDLIQAERAMARALRLERRYAWAFAHYGLVLVKLGRHEAALAPFEEALRLDSRHVPAHVGYGNALLGLGRHAEAQKTYEQALALSPGLAEAWSNRGNALRALGRAADALISFDRALAISPHNFATHTNRGHALRDLGRHEEALRSYRLALVIRPRVPELLSQCGTMLLALGRDEEALVCFDEALAAKPDDVDTLYRSCIALDLRHRYAELLNRCDRILSIAPNHAGARLGRANALAGLHRHTEAAEAYTQALANTTEVLTALSNQGVALRMLERYAEALDSYDGALERIGANAQLLISRGYTLQLLGRYDDALASFEAAAQVPPTDAAGWALRGSALQQLLRFDEAIGCYARMHALEPDKGHAHHEEAYCRLLTGDFAEGWKKYEYRWVDPDAARSRRHANRPFWSGREPIAGKTVLLHSEQGYGDTIQFCRYASLVLARGAAVVMEVPAALKTLLSSLQGVRHLVAIGEPLPAFDVQCPLLTLPLAFDTRLETIPADVPYLHADVARMHEWRRRLEARAPRGRLKVALAWSGNATHNNDMNRSVVLETLAPLLAQTATFVSLQPQVRERDAVAFAESGMLDFGPDLQDFADTAALVACLDLVIAVDTSVVHLAGALGKPVWVLLPRVPDWRWLLNREDSPWYPTARLFRQDKPGDWPTVVGHVAQALERHVKEWERSMPGRPESGSAPSSGNGAEPEKVRTFLDGGNGT
- a CDS encoding tetratricopeptide repeat protein translates to MLTAADSALRRARAFHERGALLDAEKGYRKILESDPDHAEALHLLGVLHFQHGRMEQADAAMRRSIERSPSALALANHASVLISLGRTDEALTRLDAALALNPSHLRALLWRAGVLADLGRHAEAVTAYDRLLELAPTLVEALWRRAAALGVLKRHTEALASCDRALAVDNRSFEAHRQRAQLLREMGRLEEALEHYAHALAIRPDNAEMLLMQGLTLADSGRLDAALASLNEAIAGRPDFVDALYNSAVMLERLGRYEDALARCTRAIALDARHAGALANRGNALYGLGRDAEALASYDAALDIAPRFVEVLCNRARVLTRLRRENEALESCGRAIEINGSYALAWFTRGRVLQRLHRYDEAIASYDRVLAIDPADTLAHFQRGNALRSLMRHDEALAAYDRVLAIDPENIATNFTKAFVYLQTGDFERGWPAYEWRWREDQVGAHKRAFAQPLWLGGESIEGKTILLHAEQGLGDTIQFCRYAKRVKALGARAVVEVQVPLKSLMEGMEGVDAVVGYGDPLPPFDVHCPLLSLPLVFRTDLASIPADVPYLSARPEHVEKWQARLGERTRPRIGIAWSGNPNHLDDHNRSIPLEELLPLLTDEVQWVSIQKVVRDEDLPVLEASPIVHFGDELGSFADTAGLVQCLDCVVTVDTSVGHLAGALGKPLWLMLPYLPDWRWLLERDDNPWYPTARLFRQSRAGEWGDVFERVRLALRSVARADFTALPM